In the Salvia miltiorrhiza cultivar Shanhuang (shh) chromosome 8, IMPLAD_Smil_shh, whole genome shotgun sequence genome, cgcgtaaataaaatgttatgcatgtgttatgctttataatgcaaattggatcttcaagtatggtatgctttattatgctttacgctaaatgatttacgcttgattacgcttatttacgcttgaatgctttacgctgataagtttatgcctgtgattgatgcttgcgtctgttgggggaggcctccctcaacagtacgatgccgtgtccgctgaggagggccttcctcacgacgcgatgcccgtgtccgctgagagaggcctctctcgcggcgcgatgccagtaagccagtgttacagcgtctattgggggaggcctccctcaatagtacgatgccgtgaccgctgagggaggcccccttcacggcgcgatgcccgtgttcgttggggaaggccttctccacgacacgatgcgtgttgatgattgttaatgatgaagaatgcgctcatgttgtttatgaatatggaaatgtttaatgagcaaaggatttgaaagaaacttatgcctcttatgcgaagttgtgttttgttgttgatattatgttatatgcttggcactgcccactgagtactcttgtactcagcccttcgtatgtttatgtttgtgcaggttgagttgtgatgggcgatgaagtgttgctgagtggagtttttgttgaacttaaagaaggctcagaaaggatacatgtcttcatacatgtatctcagttatgcattccgctgtaaacactgattatttcaattacaccttccgttgcaaactctgataatgttttagccaagcccctaacgatgcctttttccttttaaggaatataacgcgtatacaagttctttgagtaccctttttatgcgaactatgcctttttcctttttaaggaatatttcacgcgtatccaagctctttgagtattcttttatgcacccctttctaaacccgcttcttaatttcccttccccagtcatggttttcccggattaattatccttaattaaggccggtcgtgacagatacgaaagtcaagtatcagttgatcattcttcctcggactgaacctccaatgttcaaaggaagccacgcactcccgATTCccgaagtacagccgcattaaatgcagagatctcaggatcgtcctttctctacagaggccattccttttggtgattaccttttcagagatgtcgcatatCCTGCTCTTCAATgaagccgttctcaccaaacaaggaacctcgaagatagTCAGTAATCAGTCTAACTCATAGGCTAAAGACTGACAACTtgcttaactcacaggctattacgaaacaaaagttttccgctgcgtgtgttatcagtctaactgatctatcctctaatagtcagtaagattcataacatatctctgtttatcaaactcgactgaagtcttacgtgtatcagttatggtctttaacttaactgataacttcttactgaagagtattcagtatcagtcgtcaatccggttttggtcaaaactcttttcagtaaacaggttgagtcagtttgtgtttaaagtttcgttttgattcatcgaacaaaaatagcctataggtgtattcccccccccccatacacctattcgagaccctccggacctaacaataattataattaatataatattaattttgtgtctataactaacttttatttaagtaaaatgactattttaatatttgcaTCTTAGAAGTTATGTTGCAAATCAAATTTGAAACTAAGATGATGCCTTattatgcaattaaccctttaaaatataactatatatgCTAACCTCTTCTTTATTAATATTAGTACgtccatccgtgcgatgcacggtgaaatcgaaattaaatgatattttaaataaataaataaataaaattattaaatagaatcaaaatataaataaatgcaaaatatggtttaaaaataaaatacttactcaataaaatctcgaatttaaaaacgtaattttcaaCTATGTTTAAagttatagttattaaataattttaaattattgataatgaaaattaatataaacattattattataaagtattccacataataataaataaataaatattttcatacacggtcataaataaaaaagttgtaaaattttaacaaagagaaagaaaataaaatattttaaaattttaataacctattcgttttaaattcatttttgatgatttttatatcgtattaaagatcttgttacaaacttaattaaacttaagatgcatattgaataattattcataaatcaaatttgacgatatttataaaagaattaattaattttttttaaaaaaagagagaaaaaatatttaaaaaattgatgtgagaagagagagaaaaaatagagagaaaattaatagaaacattatacatattttgcttcaaaaaaaaacatatacatatttaattacaacaaagaataaaatagttaaaaatgagaaaattaaaggtactatttttacaaaattgTTATTTGAACAAATCATGGTgactaattaaattaatttatggcAGTATAATAGTATACTTTGAAATGTaataaagataattaattaaaactaatatagctaataattaagtatttaatatattatattatttattaaaattattctaaaaataaaaagttgaaaaaataaaaaattgaagtttcTATTTAAAGCAATTcgtagatatagatatagatatagctATAGATTTCCATGATGGccttacatattttatttatgaagcTAACTAGCTATAGATTTCCATGATGGccttacatattttatttatgaagcTAACTAGCTAAGTTAGCTAACACCGCAAATTAAGTATTTCAATTTGTGAACGTTTTTGTCAATGGTACAATAATTGCAGTGAGATTTATATCTCTTAAATAAAGAATGACAAAATGCTCCCAGTCCAATTTGCCAAGTCTCCTGATTATTTATTACTACTAGATGATCTAATGTCTTTTGTAAGCTTCAAATAGCCATCATACTCAATTACTCATAGAGAGCTAAATTTAACGAAATTAGGCACAGTAATACAGTGAAAAGTACACATAAGCTAAAACTAAAATTTCGTATAAAATATCCGCAAATAAAtagaaatttattaattatatataacaaAACATATTAAAGGTACCACAATAATTTTCATACTGACATTTTCTTCGttccttatttttatttatcttaaatcttttttttttaagaatatttatcttaaatcttTATTCCTACGTTAAAAATTTACCAAATTTACTATTTAATtaaagttcaccatttttttttaaatttgttacaatcaaagaaaggaaaaaatccactcacactctagctcctagggtgactcgaacccccgatctatttaccaacagactgcgcttcatcgtcattAAAGTTCACCAATTAAAAACATAAGTAAAAGATAATTTAGAtgtattgaaataaataaaattttcaatataatattatcaaattaaatattttgaaattaataataaagtttaaatttttgttgagactaaaaaataaaatattctatcACCTCAcgtcattctttttttttttatcttagtatCCTTAGTAATATTATATATGTTGGTTCCGGAGCGAGTATGTACCGGTGTAGTGAAAAAATACATCAATTAGCATATTTGAAAACTATTTGCTATGTTACAACTTGAGTGTTTAAGACAAATGGACTGATAATGAGTCAGTTTGAAGGATACAGTTCAACGCACTACCTAACAGATTGCCAGTGTCTAGTCTATTGATTTACTCGTCAGCAAGTCAATTAGAATAGAAACTCAAGCATGTGTTCATTTCAGCTCATGCAGAGTTCAATTTTGAGTATTAGTAACTTGAGTCATACTGATACAATCATGAAAATCATTTTAATGCATATATGTTGAGAGCAATGGTGTTGATCAGTGTGCTGAAAGATTTGTTAAGTAAagcatcaataaatcaaaatgaTGATTGTAAAAACAAAAGCGGTTTTCTTGTTTGAATGTTTTCAGTTTGTTGAGAGATTGGACAAACACAACAAAACTGGAGTAACAAACATAAAGTATAACACACAAGcaatttaacgtggttcggagtAACTTCTCCTAAATCCATGATCCTGATAAACAGGGGAATCCAGTTTGCCTTATGATTCTTTGTTTTATTGCTGTAAATCAGCTTGATCGGTCAGTTCACATTTTGACTGATCACATTGGTTACACGGTCATGACCATTCTTAGCAATTTATGCGATTGCAACGCTGTTTTTTAGTAGCTTCCGTTACTTTGCCAACTTTCAGACTTCTCACTTGAAGCTTACTTGTTGACTTCTCTTCACTTCTGCACTTATCTTTTACAATGAGTGAGAGTTACAGACGAGGGTTTCTCCTACTAAGTGAATACACTATTAGAATAAGAACAATTGAAAGGATTAGTGTGTTCAGATCTAAgcttatagtaatttttacaatgAAGAACGCTTAGTTTAAAAACTTTTAATGTATTCACAAGtttaaacttaaaataaattttacattGAAGAACAAGTTCCATTGGTTAATTGTTGTTCTAAAATGTTTAACCACGAAGATTAGAAAACAACAATGTCGGGGATCCATCACAACGCAtatctagggatggcaatgggccggatctggaccgggtctggccaataccagatccagctccgttttcatataccagatccagatccatggatctaaaaattttggatccagatccagatccgcgggtccacaggtccagatccatggatctactatttttaaattaaatttaaaaaaattcacaaaatcaataacatctaatttccatcatgaaaaatataacacaaaatatttttatctaattacttttagtttttattcttttgaatataatttatttattatttataatttagttaatattattagtaaactaaatataaaatataaaaaatatatataaaataaaacggatccacggatcggatctgggccggatccggatctaaaattttaagATCCAGATctgttttcaaaactgagatccagatccagatccgtcgggtccaaaaaattgaaattcagATCCGTAAAAACGAATTTGGATCCACAGATCTGGActgggtccaagatccactacCATCCCTACGCATATCTTGAGCTTTCATCGAATGTACACACATGAATTAGAATAGAGAGAATATTAATTAACACAGAATATCTTGAGTTTTCATCGAATATATAACCATCACAATACATTCTAAAAAAGATCAATCAGTGAGTCAATGCACGTGAAACCAATTAGTCATTCACACTCAAAATGGGTCCTGCAGTATTGGAGAGAATATTAACACAAAAAATTCGTAAGATTCCACGAAAGATAcaaaaaaactatatatatatgaaatgtgAATTAAAGACTTTTCAAATGAGACGGGACCACAAGATACTGACATTATTATTAGCAGTCGATATAGACTAGTATCTTGAACAGCTCACTCTCGTCTCTTCCATTCATCTTCTTGACTTTGATgaagttgattttttttctgCAATCTGAATAACAGAAGAAGCCATGGGCGGAGGATTTGCAGTTGCAAGTGAAGCAGGAGGCCCATACAATGGAAAAGTCACCACCTTCGTCGTCTTATCTTGTATGATGGCTGCCATGGGAGGAGTTATCTTTGGCTACGATATTGGAATTTCAGGTTCCAATAATATGATTTAAATAAGaacttcttattattataagaaTCTTTGCGTGGACACCATGATTACTGAATGAGTATTAATTATTGGTTGTAAATATTTAGGTGGAGTGACATCTATGAGGCCGTTCTTGAGGAAATTTTTCCCCAACGTGTATAGGAGGATGATGGAGGACACCAAGATTAGCAACTACTGCAAATTCGACAGCCAATTGCTAACATTATTCACATCCTCACTATATTTGGCAGGCCTCATTGCGTCGTTCTTCGCCTCCTTCACTACCAAAGCCTACGGGCGGAAGCCGTCTATCATCATCGGAGGCGCTGCATTTCTCGCCGGAGCAGCGCTTAACGGCGCAGCTCTCAACATATACATGCTCATTTTCGGCAGACTCCTTCTTGGAGTTGGTGTTGGTTTTGCTAATCAGGTACTTCTATATATTGACTTCtatcaaaatattcattttcCTATAAAAAGTAACCATaaagatatataaaaataataaaagtaaaaagttattttttttgtttaaaattcTGCTTTGCCTTTAATTATCGTGAATTAACCttaatttacaactaaaaagTTTCATGTCGTGAATTGGAGACAAAAATATTATAGAATATTCAAGATTAAAAAacatttaatttggtcataaatTGAAGGTAAAATAGGGCAAATTAATGACTAAGAATTCAGTGTTTGTGAATTATGGACAAAATAAAGTAAATTAACGACTAAGCAACTTTATAGTTGTAagttattataataataaggataaaattgtaagaataactatttattatacttttttatctttacaatagcAAAATGAGTTATGTGTTCATTCTATATATTCTACTATCTCTCTCTGTACATGGTAGCTCTAAATTCGCAAAAGCTCAAGATATTCTTGTACAAGCAGTAAGGATCAATTAAGTGATCAAAGGAGTAGTAGCTAACTCATAACTATGGGTTGAATGTATTGTGAGTAGAAAAATTAATAATCAATTAGTCATACATAAAGGATAGTGTTAGTAATTGATTGTATTATGAGTTAAGAAATGATTCCACCATATAacataatagataaataagttgatatattgAAGGTAATATGTTGTGGAGTAACGTCTATAGTCTATAGATGGAAATAGACTACTCCCCAAATCCCAATTCAATgtcacatttttttatttggactTTTCATTTTAATAGACCActtcctaaaataaaaaatacatacataatGAATAACTTTACATAACTTATCATTTTACATCATATGTGAATCATTTCTCTactcattaaataaacaataaaaaaattcttgaaattggtATCACTCTCCTTTATATcatatttttgtggacggagagagtaattctTTTACGGACTGAAAGAGAATAAAAATAGGAAAACCTGTTAAAACAAAATACTAGTATTATAAAAGGAactaatgaaattaaaattaaaagtacTGGGAGTTGTGACTTGTTTTGCGAAAGATATTCAATAGCATAACATTTTGGTAATCCATCATTTTTTTGAAACTGATGAATATGTATATTCTCTTGACAAGCAACTTTCAGGCAGTACCACTATACCTATCAGAAATGGCGCCACCCAAATACAGAGGAGCCTTCAACAACGGATTCCAGCTGAGCGTTGGCATCGGTGCCCTATCCGCAAACCTCATCAACTACGGCACTGTTAAGATCAAGCAAGGCTACGGCTGGCGCATCTCCCTAGCAATGGCCGCACTCCCAGCTTCCATCCTAACCCTCGGCGCCCTCTTCCTCCCCGACACACCAAACAGCCTCATCCAACGCGGCCGAAGCCACGACGACGCCAAGCATATGCTGCAGCGCATCCGCGGCGCAACCGACGTCGACACAGAGCTCCGAGATCTCATCAAAGCCACCCAAGACTCGAATACCCTCAAAAACCCCTACATCCAAATCCTGCAGAGAAACTACAGACCTCAGCTGGTGATGTCCATCGCCATCCCCTTCTTCCAGCAGGTGACGGGGATCAACGTCATCGCCTTCTATGCCCCGATAGTGTTCCGCACCATCGGGTTCGGCGAGAGCGCGTCGCTCATGTCGGCCGTGATGACGGGAGTGGTGGGCATCGCCACCACGCTGCTGTCGATGGCGCTGGTGGACAGGGCGGGGCGGAGATCGCTGCTCGTGGTGGGCGGGGCGCTGATGTTCGGTGCGCAGATGGCTGTTGGAGGCGTGATGGCGGCTAAGCTAGGCGATCATGGCGGGCTGAGCAAAGGGTATGGCGATGCGGTGTTGGTGTTGATAGGGGTATACGTGGCTGGGTTTGGCGTGTCGTGGGGGCCGTTGGGGTGGCTGATTCCGAGCGAGATATTCCCGCTGGAGATACGGGCGGCGGGGCAGAGCATTGCGGTGGCGGTGAATTTTCTGTTCACGTTCTTGGTGGGGCAGACGTTCCTGTCGATGCTGTGCCATTTGAAGGCGGGgatattcttcttcttcggaGGGTGGGTGGCGCTGATGACGGTATTCGTCTACGCCTTGCTGCCGGAGACCAAGAATGTGCCGATTGAGCAGATGGAGAAGGTGTGGAGGCATCATTGGTTTTGGAAGAGGATTGTGGGGAGTAACAAAGGTGGAGAGAGGTGAGACTGAGATGGATGGTACTGATGCAACAGACCAAAAATCATTGTGATCTCATCAATCAATTTTAAATGCTCTGAAGTATAGTTACCATGAGCTCAAATCATCACAAACTAACATTAGTAAGAGAGTGAGATTTCAAGTATTATCAGAAGAAGATCAAAATAGGAGGAATAAACTATACCAGTATTTTCATGCATGAAATTCACCATGGTGAAGTGATGCCTTTTGTGAAGCTGATATGATTTTTCACCTTGATGCACCCAGTTGGTGTAACCTTGAGAGAAATTTACCATGTCTCATAATGTACGTGGTATATATTTCACATCATCTCTTAAGTGTAATCTAAATTTTTTACATTCAGTGCAGGAACACTTTATCTTCGTCTCTGTTGATTTATTAGTGTATGCAAATTCAAGGAAGTTCACACATAAAAGTGTTGATTTGTCTGTGCATGCAAATTCAAGAAAAATATCTAAACCCCGCATAAAAGTGTCAGGCAATTAAACGATCTTCGGTGGAAATATTTATCCATCTAACTAATCATGTAACATAGTTATTCTTCataaataattgaatattttcaaAGACACAttatattgtaataaaaatgTAACAAAACGATACAGGAAAGAACATACAAATTCTAGAAAAATCTCATATGTATCCTTTATAGAAAGGGGctatataaatattatacatTAATTACTTATATCTACTAAAAAGAATCTGCTTTAGTTTGTCTTTCTAATGTTCTAGTGAAAGATATGTCAACTGACTGAAAGATACCGTATTGATGCATCAAGTAATTAAGATATCAACAGAAGGATAAACACAAAGCTGGTTTACTTTTTAATCTTACATGCAAAATTTGGTGGACAACGAGACTCGTTTTAATAAAAATCTTTTGTGTGAACCTCATATCAATGACTTGAGTCAAATTGATATGCGTGGTTTGATAATCAGTGGGTGCTAGTGCAATTTGTGATGCATGAGGTCAGCTTGCTGAAAGATTTGGCGATAGAACAAGACTGATCATAAGTACAGATTATAAAAATACAATCAGTTTTTCTTTGCAGTTGTCTagattcactacaagaaaaacgctcatacatGACGGCTAAAAACCGTCATCTATGCCCTTCCAGAACCGTCAAGTATAGTGGTGTCAAGAATAGTCCCTAGTATAGATGACGGTTAATAACC is a window encoding:
- the LOC130997295 gene encoding hexose carrier protein HEX6, encoding MGGGFAVASEAGGPYNGKVTTFVVLSCMMAAMGGVIFGYDIGISGGVTSMRPFLRKFFPNVYRRMMEDTKISNYCKFDSQLLTLFTSSLYLAGLIASFFASFTTKAYGRKPSIIIGGAAFLAGAALNGAALNIYMLIFGRLLLGVGVGFANQAVPLYLSEMAPPKYRGAFNNGFQLSVGIGALSANLINYGTVKIKQGYGWRISLAMAALPASILTLGALFLPDTPNSLIQRGRSHDDAKHMLQRIRGATDVDTELRDLIKATQDSNTLKNPYIQILQRNYRPQLVMSIAIPFFQQVTGINVIAFYAPIVFRTIGFGESASLMSAVMTGVVGIATTLLSMALVDRAGRRSLLVVGGALMFGAQMAVGGVMAAKLGDHGGLSKGYGDAVLVLIGVYVAGFGVSWGPLGWLIPSEIFPLEIRAAGQSIAVAVNFLFTFLVGQTFLSMLCHLKAGIFFFFGGWVALMTVFVYALLPETKNVPIEQMEKVWRHHWFWKRIVGSNKGGER